The nucleotide sequence CAGTCCGTGCTTAAAGAAAAGTGTGAAATTCTTCTATATACTAACTTCTGAAATATGTACGTCAATTCTGTATCATAGAGGgggaaaataaagtcttttctacaatgaaaattaaaaggtaGTTGGTTAAAAGAAAGGCTCTATAAACATTAGAGCAGGAGCCATCacaatgatttgtttttaatgaatttgAGTGAGAGGTTGTGAGCCCCTGGGCAGTCAAACCTCATAAATGGGCCTGACGCTTTCAAATTAAACCAGTACCAGTCATCACATGAGTTGGCTCCTGGAGGTGGggacaaaaatcagaaaatgaggcaatgcagctacttgggaggctgaggcaggaggatcccttgagcccaggagtttgaggttgctgtgagctaggctgacgccacggcactctagccagggcgacagagccagactctgtctcaaaaagaaagaaagaaagacagagagagaaagaaagaaaggaaggaaggaaaagaaaaataaggtggTTCTTCATTCCTACAACCCTCTTTCCACCGCCAGGCCCAGCTCACTGGTCCAATTGCACAGAAGCATATTTGGGAGTTTCTTTGATcacatttttctcaaaagaattttGGTAGAGaactttttttaagttctttgtaTCGCTGTCCCCCACCTGAGCGTGACTGATTGGATCAAGCAAACGATTAGCTTTGTCAGTGTCAGGTTTTAGCTCAAActgaagagagagaagacaggaaaaagaTGTTTCCAAAAGTAAGAGACGACCAAAATGGCTTTGGCCAGGTAGCCTTGTTAAAGGCTGCGTTCCTGTGAGTTTCTGAGGTGCTTTTCCACAAAACTTCGGGATCTGTCTCTGAGGCTTCTGTTTCCAAACATCCATGACCCCACCCTCCTTCTGGAATGTTTTCAATGGGGCACCTAAGAATTTGTGTGAGGAGAATCATTTCCCTTGCCTTTTCTCCTGGCTGGTTTCTTAtcgatagggaaaaaaaaaggctttgtCACATAATTCTATTAGTTACTCAATATTTCCATAGGAttgtataaacaaaataattggaTTTTGCAAGTGCTAAGAACTCTGAGAAGCAATGAAAAGATCTCTCAAATACCTCAACGTGTTTCCAGAATGAGACTTTCTTCCATGAgcaaaaaaatcatgttttcttgAGTAAGTTTGAAGTGGAAGTTTTAAAGTACATTTGAagcattttcacttttttctttttattttaatcttttttaactTCATGCtttaggattctccagagaagcaggaCCAGTGATATATCCCATTAGTTCCGTAATAAATCTCCAcatagagagagaaaggcagacagAGACAGGGATTTGGGAATGAGcttacatgattatggaggccaagaagtcccatgatctgccatctgTGAGCCGGGGAACCAGGAAATCCAGTGGGTAAGTCCATCTAAGTCCGAAGGTCTGAGAACCGGGAAGTCTGATGTTCGAAGGCAGGAGAAGACGGATGCCCCTGCTTAAGAAAAGAgagcaaggccgggcgcggtggctcacgcctgtaatcctagcactctgggaggccgaggcgggtggattgctcaaggtcaggagttcgagaccagcctgagcgagaccccgtctctactaaaaaaaaatagaaagacattatatggacacctaaaaatctatatagaaaaaattagccgggcatagtggcgcatgcctgtagtcccagctactcgggaggctgaggcagtaggatcgcttaagcccaggagtttgaggttgctgtgagctaagctgacgccacggcactcactctagcctgggcaacaaagtgagactctgtctcaaaaaaaaaaaaaaaaaaaaaaaagaaaagagagcaaattcactcttcctccatctttttgTTCTATAATGTTATTATAGACCTGCTAACACTTTTTTCCTACCATGGAGATCTTTACTCGAATTAAGGAGCCTCTCACACACTTCAATTAAATACTTTGTGTGATTGGGACAATTTCAAAGTTGCTTGTTCAACTTTTGGCATTAAGAATTTCAAAGGGAATATTATTATCACCATCATTTCATGTCACAAGCTCACTTGATCTCAGCCAAAAGGCCCAGAAACAACCATTTCACAATTTCAGTTCCGTTCTCTCTCTTTAGCAAGAATTACATAAGGGCCTAACTTGAGCTTTATCTTACtggaagattttaaatgtttttttgcaatcttaaaagtttagaaaagcAGTCAGGCACAGTAGtgcccgcctgtagtcccagctactcaggaggctgaggcaggaggatcgcttgagcccaggagtttgaggccagcctggcagCAAAACAAGACTccgcctcttaaaaaaaaagggggaaaaaaaagtttagaaagcaATTTCCATgaggaaataaaacttaaaaatcaaaaactttgtgttttattaaataattgtaaattatgaaatatgaaataattatgagttatggaatattttctgaaatgagCTTAATATAGAAGAGGTACAAAAGTTTTATACTTGTTCTAAGGCCAAACCTACAGAATGCCAGTAAGGAAACTTTCTGCTAATCTCACTAccttagtgatttttaaaacccCACACCCGGGGCATGGGCCTTTGGTGATTTTCCATTAttggctatctttttttttttttttctgagacagagtctggctctgttgcccgggctagagtgccatggtgtcagcctagctcacagcaacctcaaactcctgggcttaagtgatcctactgcctcagcctcccgagtagctgggactacaggcatgtgccaccatgcccggctaattttttctatatatatttttagtaggccagataatttctttctatttttagtagacacggtgtctcactcttgctcaggctggtctcgaactcctgaccttgagcgatccacccgcctctgcctcccagagtgctgggattacaggcgtgagccacggcgcctggccttATTATTGGCCATCTGATAGTTACCATTACTGAGAGCCTCTTGTAAGTCAGACATTAATCAACTCCTTTATTTATATTACCTCACCTAATCTTCCCCACACAGAAGTAgctattatcaccattttacagatacagaaactgaggctcgTTATTATTAATAGgtcatatttattgagtattggctacatttttacatttcacCTTACTTTTGTGACCTTCATTTCATActcataacaatcctatgaggtagatataCCTATTTTCACCcctatgaggaaattgaggctcaaagagttTGTTACTTGCCCACAAAAAAAGTGAAGAATCGTGAAGCCAAGATTCTACAGGCCCTTGCTCTCCATCTCTGGTTATATGGTttcctgggcagggcaggaggcaggctAACAGCAAAGAGTGGATTCTTTCCATCCCCAAAGAAGACAGGGAGGGGAGTGAGGAACGTCTCAAGATAGCTACCTTCAAAACGTTCAGACTGCCACAAGGAAAAGGAAGTTGATCTCTCCAGTGTGGCCACGAGAGGGCAGGGTAGCATCGCTGGATCCTGATTTCACACTCCCTAAGGGAAGAACTCTAACAGGACAGGTATTAACAGTGGGCTTTGGCAAGAAGCAAACTCCTCACTGAcgtgtggttctcaaactttaatctCGCTGACCACCCAGGGgctgttttttaaaagcagatacTCATACCACTTAAGTCCAGtgaacagcttttatcaaaaagtcccaaaacaacaaatgttggcatagatgcagagagatagcaacactcatacactgctggtgggaccgcaaactagtacaacctctatggaagtagaatggagatacctcaaagaacttaaagtagacctaccatttgatccagcaaccccactactgggcatctacccaaagggaaaaaagacattctataaaaaagacatttgcaatcgaatgtttatagcagcacaattcacaattgcaaagatatggaaacaaaccaagtgcccatcaatacatgagtggattaacaaaatgtggtatatgtataccatggatacaattcagccataaaaaaaacaatgaactacctattgtattatcctggatggagctggagcccattcttctaaatgaagtattgcaagaatggaaaaacaagcaccacgtgtactcaccattaaattggtactcattgatcaacactaatgtgcacatatgggaagtaacattcacagggtgtcgggcaggtgggaggggggatgggtcTAAGTCCGCACCTGACGGATGTGGTGTGTGCCTTCTGGGGGCTGGGCATGCTtgtcaggcagtgcaaaggcaattaatgtaaccaaagcgtttgtacccctgtaatactctgaaataggccaggcgcggtggctcacgcctgtaatcctagcactctgggaggccgaggcgggcggatcgtttgagctcaggagttcgagaccagcctgagcaagagcgagaccccatctctactaaaaatagaaagaaattatatggacagctaaaaatatatatagaaaaaattagccgggcatggtggtgcatgcctgtagtcccagctactcgggaggctgagacaggaggatcgcttgagctcaggagtttgaggttgctgtgagctaggctaacgccacggcactcactctagcctgggcaacagagtgagactctgtctcaaaaaaaaaaaaaactctgaaataaaaaaataataattttaagaaaatataaataaataaataaaaagtagtttacaaagaaaaataaaaagcagatacTCAAGACCCTCTCCCAGGGATTCTCAGGCAGAATGTCTCAGGCAGGGCCCTGGAAGCTGCATTTGTAAACAAATGCTGCTGGGTGAACCTGCTGCAGGTAGTCCAGGGCCGCCCAGGAGAAATACTGAACAGGCAACAGCTGGCGACCTGACTGTCACCGAGGGGGTACCCCCATGCCACCTCCATTGTAGTCTCTGAAACCAGAACGGTAAAGATAAAATGTAGATCGGCTGGACATGCGATAGGATTAACACTCAAAACTTCCGGAAAAAACCACTGCATCTGAAAAAGCGTTGTACCGCCATCTGGTGGACTGCCTAAAACTTCTTCACATTCATTCACCCTAAGAGCATGGAATGATTTTCTCACTCCATTACGATACACGGCACATTGCACAGACCGGGAAACCAGACTCAGAAGGGCTCCGTAAAGTCTAGGCACACACAGAGCAGAGCTCCCACACCCACCAGGTCGCAGTCTACTGCTTCTCATGGGCTTCAGCTGCTTTGTCGATCGCAAAATTCTCCAGGTTTTCCTCCAGCTGGCAATTAAAGGAAGGTGTAAGTTCTAGACAGCTGTCAGAGAGAAACAAAGTTCCCAGATATTTCAATGCAATGCTTCTCAAAGGATAGGACGCTGCCTTAGTAATGCAGAATTCTTGGCTGTATCGTAAactcactgaatcagaatctttgtgAATAGGGACcagaattttgtatttataaaacctctccaggtgattctagtgCAAACtaaagcctgagaaccaggagaggaagaaaaacagaaatataacagCAGAAATTATCCCTGTAACAAGAAATGGAACAAAATgacacagaaataattttattagtgGCAAAATGACCATACATGTATTCATGATTTTATTGACAATACATGCATTCATGACAATTGTAACTCATGAAGAATCAAACACAAGAAATGGTCACCATAATCTAACCACCTCCAATAAAGTTATCGTAATCCTCTCTAGTCTTCTTCCCATCTTGTTAGGATGCATATACATTCTAAATAGTATCTCTGTTTATAAGCACCTCCACATTTCTTTGTATGAGCAGTTGACCTATTCCAAGTCTTATATAAATGGCTATGAAAAATAATAGTAGTTCATATTGCATTTTCCAACTAGATTACCAACCTTGGTCCATTATATAAAAATTCTGGAGGTGCCACTGAGAaggtaaaattttgtaatttacttTTTGTTGCTTACCATTATAATAGATAGGGCTCAATTGCTGTGTTTCATTCCATTGTTTGTGCCACACTTACCAAATCATTTCTCTATGACCATATgaatattgtaattgtttctcattttttcttatagtAATTCTCAAATTAGTTGGTTATTTCTGGAGTTGGGGTTGGGAAGGggggagtttggaagaagggtTATTAATGCTCTTTAGTTATTACAAGAAATAATGTTCTGATTTACCAAACATCCTTTTCTTCCAAAATGGCATTTCTGCTAACTTCAGTAAGGAGAGTAAGTGTTAAATGTGGAAACGTGAACTGACATGTATCGggaacatatgaaaaatatggtCAGGTACTATTCTTACCCACAGGGCCACATacattctctttactttttattttatttaaatcattccaCACAATTAAATAGTACAATGTGAGCAGTAGTTTCAATAGATACAACTTTTTTAAACTGTTATTCATTACCAgccctttatttttcaaaatggccaagaaatttgtatttgaaatttgtattttcattctcttttcaaaAACCAGTATACGGTGTCTCACATCTTTGGATGATGTTCACCTAACGATCTCGCTATCTTTATGGTATTATTTCAGAAACTGTTGGGCAAAGTTTTCATGCCATCACCACCAATCTCTCTGAGATCTCCTTGAGACCACCAGTTCCTTGGCATCTTATTTCTCCAAGACCATCTGCCTCTCGTTAACAGAGTTCTTCCCCCAAGGATGCTGAATCACATGGTGGACTTAGGTGTAGAATTGTTAGGTCAATAATTGATAGGaagtaatagattttttttccatctggatCAATCAAGGTGTACTCTGTAAGTTAAATAGGCTTTAATATAGGGAATCATGCACTTAAAACCATTAAAAGGATTGCAGGAGCAAAGAAGGCAGGGGATACTAGAATTCCTTCCAGATCAACACTGCAAAACCAGCCACCTTAGGGAATTGCTACTTCTGCAAAAATTGGTAGGCTAGGGAGTAAGAAAGCCACAATCttggctgtggggtgcaggacCGTCCAACCTCAGCTGCGATCCAGGTATCAGACTCTGCACCAGCTGCGGGGTTCGCATCAGCACTGTGAATGCCTCATATCCTGTCATCTCTCTTCCAGCTCAAACGGACTAGGACAAATGTTCTCCACCGCTTCCTCCTGACACCCTCCTCTAACTCTTACCTCTACGCCACAGTGCTGCCTCTGGAAAGGGCTGCCTGTTCTCACTGTCCCAGCTTCCTAACCTCCCACTCCTTCCTTCACCCACAAAATATGACGGCACCCCTATTGAAACACCTCCCAGCATGGGATCTTTTCAATCTCCTTGCTTTGCTTTCCGCCCTCTATTCCCTTTCTGCTGTTTAGTGTCCTCCGAGTTCTGCGTTTAGCAGCTCACTCCTGTCAGTCTGTGCACTCTGATCCTGCCCTCTTGTATGGCAGACCGACCACACCTGATGACCCCCCAAACCATAACCACAGCCTTAAAATCCTTCCCAAGAATAGACCCAGCTTCCCAACTGCATCCTGAAAGTGTCCCCCTGAATGTCAAAGCACCTCAGACTCAACATGTCCAACGCTAAATTCATTATCTTACGTCGAAAATTTATTCTTCCCCTTGCATTATCTGTCTGTGTAAACTGCACAACTTCACCACTTGCTGAAGCTGGAACCCTGGAAATTAATTtgattcttctcttcctctttctgttccTACATTCCAACTGTGTCCAAGGCCCATAAATTCAGTGGAATCCTTTTACCTGAGTTCTGAGTTTAACAGGTGCTCTTGAAAGAAAGATCTCAGACATGCTCATTCTAGCACTTTATTGGAAATCGGTTGTGTACATCAATGAAATCAGATTTAGGTAAAAAGCTTCATTTTCACACAATAATATCCTGATATCTGTGCTATCTTGGTACATAATTTAATAAATCCCAAGATGCTCTTGATTTTGATATCAAAGAGCTTGCATGGTCCAGAAATAtctctatataaatataaatcatagCATCTAAAATAACCATCACTGTTTTGACTTGGTTCCAAAAGTCCTGGGAACGTCTCTTAAAACATAAGTACTTTGGATGGCTGCAGTGCTGGTGGGAGGGAGTGAAGGAGCATACGCGGAGCGGACTGTAGCGGGAGCTGGGCAGAGCGGGACAGCCTCCTCTAGTGTGGGGCACACGAGGGATGGGGGCTGGAGGTCCTGAAAGCCGGGCAAGGAACTCAGCCACGCTACATTTTCCAACATTGCTTGAGTGTCAAAGCTAACAGAGACGTGAGACTCCAGGGCAGAAAGAAGCCCATCACCCCAACTCCCTTGTCATTGCCCAGAGGTGGCAGAGCCCTCCTCTGGATTACATAGGGTCAGAGATTCTGGCACAGAGAAGGTTCTGGGAAGTCCTACCCatctccctccccctgccataCTCACTTCCCTCCCAACTGAGAAAACACAAGGGAGGGGCAccataaaaagaataactttGAGCCAATGTACCGCTGGCCCCTTGGAATGAGGACAGGGTGCCCTGTGTGTGGTTCGACCTGAGGGGCACAGGCAAAGGCTGCTGTGATGTCAGGGTCTCCCTCGCCACCTTTGAGGCCATCACCAGCAACTAGGTCCTTTGGTTTTTCAAAGCTTCTCAGCACCCAGCATCACACTTGTGTGGCTGTGGTGACTCCACTGCTCACAAACGGCTTCCGGCTCCATTAAGTCCTTTGGTTCttacaatcctatgaggtaggaaGGCCAGGGAATACAATGCCCATTTGAAAGATAAGGAACCTGGAACTCACAGAGTGAGGACCCTCGACCAAATTCACACAGCTGGTCGGTGGCAGAATCAAAACCAGAACTGAGGTCTAAGCTCCAAAGTCCCTCCTACTGCTCTGCTTTTCTGAGAACAGGgatgaggctgggggagggactCCTGTCCTCATCCCTCACCTGGCCCTGCTGGAAGGTTCTCAGACATTCCCACTGAGGACCGGATGAGTCCGCATACGGTAGATGATGACCGCAGTGGCTGGGCACAGCAATAAGGAGGTCATGATGACAATGGTGGCCAGGATGATGAGGACAATGACCCAGATGTCCAGGATGTGCTTGGGAAGCCCGACTTCCATGGGGACTTGGCTGACGGCATCCATGCTGCCTGACTCTGCaacaggaaggaaagggaaatcaCTGTTGCGTACAgtctctctgcctcccaagttagAAGGAAACCCCCAGAGTCAGAAGCTTGAGTGACTTACCAGATAAGTCATCTTTAAGGCTCCTTGATTATTAATGACATTACAGTAAATGGCTTCATTTACCAAGGGCTTCCTATTACCAAGCCTGTGCCAGCCACTTTTATGCCTATTAACCCATTCAGTCCTCCCTTGGACCACTAACCCTATGATGTAGAGACTATATTACTgtccatgttttatttcttggcCTTTATCTTCagttatgcccattttacagattcagGCCCTAAAGCCATTAATCTGACCAAGGAAATGAACCCAAGTGGGTGGGACTCCTGAGCTTCCATGGTTAACTATTAAACTACCACATTACTAGTCTgtcccctcatctgtaaaatgagacatTCACTGTTTttagtcttgtacctcttctcccattctcctggGAATGGAATTCCCTCTTTTCTGGGAAGGACTCCCTTATTCTATGTGGCTTAGTTGAGACACTCACCCGATCACAGGGATGGACGTGTGACCTAGGCTTGGCCATTACAAATATCCATAACCACAACTCAGGGAGGTCACCCAAAGTCTTCCCGGGGGCTTTTAGGCACAAGCTCTTGGGAAAGATGATCTTTTCTGCTGGGATTGCTAAACTGAAAGGATGTGAGTCTGGAGAGGATGGGCCTTGGGCTCTCTTGCCCGTAGTTGGAGAATCTGTCGTAGAGATGGAAAGACAGATGAAGCCTTGATGACCTCATTTGAGCATCTGAacccaaaaaagttggggaccactggtgtatacaaatagtaaaataaagtagggtatatccatataatggatcACCATGCAGCTATtatcatgcattcattcattcacccatttgttcatccattcatttaacaaatatgtagtGCTTACCACACGTTAAGCATTATTCCCAATgcattacaaatattaatttatttaactaacacagctattatggaaaacaatctggagattcctcaaaaaccTAGAAACAGAGTTACCATGATAATCCCAGGAATCCCACTTCTGAGCGAATAACCAGACGATTTGATATCACTATGTCAAAGAGACTTCTGTACTTCCATGTTTATttcaacattattcacaatagccaagttatggaatcaacctaagggtCCATCAaccatgaatggataaagaaaatgtggtatttatacaACGGAATACTACTGagcctttaaaaagagagaaattatgtcatttgcaacaacatggatgaaactggaggatgTTACGCTAAGTGAataaagccaggcacagaaagacaaagacctCATGTTCTCGCTTGTACAGGGAGCCTACAAAAAATCTAATACGTAGAAGCAGacagtagaatggtagttaccagaggccaggaggtgggggcaatggggagatgttggtctaACAAACAATATTTCAGTTTGACAGGGGAAATAAATGATAAGtatctgagattttaaaaaatcaacttattTACTAGTTATTAAAAAGAATTTGATCTGCagattctacaaaatattttaagtgaaaaaaataaacaaggtgcAGAATAGTGTGTATAGGTATAGGATAATTCCTTTGGTTCAGATTTTGTAGAATTAAGAAGGTAGACAGGCAAGGATATAagacatgaaaattattttctgagtgTAATCTCAAGAAAGTGTTAATAGTATTTACCTTTTGGGGAGTTAGACTAGAGACGGGAGAGGTTTGcgcttttcatttttcatgtttttataccATTTCAATTTTCTAAACATGACCGTgtattaattctaattttttacaCCAACTGGGATGAGGGGAAATAGGATTTtaggggtttttttctttataattctctgtattaaaaagagtaaatgcatacatatataatttttaaatcaaataaaattaaggtATGAGACTAGATCAGTGGTTACCAAATGCCATTTACCATGGTAAGTGACCTTAAGACAGTATAAAAACACTGATTTCTGGGTCCCAATCCAGACTTACTGAATTAGACACaaaagggggtgggagggggccttTTTTCCCCATTGCCCAGGTGATTTGATTGTGCAGCCAGGTTCAGTACACCCCTGGACTCAACAACGTCTAAGGTCTCTCAGACCCTTCCTACACCAAGATTTGAGAATTGACTCATAGGTGCTCCGTAGCCAGGCTGGGCGAATCTGGGTAAGTTCCAAGGTGGAGAAGCCTCTGGCAAAGTTCCCCAGGACTATCAGGCTGGGGcctgcagaggagggagaggcacAGGCTGGCTCCACCTCAGCCTTGGAAATGGAGTCACTTTCTCCAAGGTCTAAGACACAGTAGCATGAGTCACAAGAGACACAAACTGTTAAAGAGGGACAGGGGGAGAAATCGCTTTTTGTGGTCTCTTGATTGCATCAACAGCCAGTCTGCCTTAGACCAAAGGAACCCCACAAAATCCCCTTCCTGTAAACTCAATTTCAAATAGTCTCTGTG is from Eulemur rufifrons isolate Redbay chromosome 10, OSU_ERuf_1, whole genome shotgun sequence and encodes:
- the SMIM3 gene encoding small integral membrane protein 3; this encodes MDAVSQVPMEVGLPKHILDIWVIVLIILATIVIMTSLLLCPATAVIIYRMRTHPVLSGNV